One window from the genome of Magnolia sinica isolate HGM2019 chromosome 4, MsV1, whole genome shotgun sequence encodes:
- the LOC131242270 gene encoding UDP-N-acetylglucosamine transporter ROCK1 produces MAVSPKRKLPPNPETASRTVWLYLTLLTIQYGVQPLISKRFIRREVIVTSSVLACEVAKVIFALILLAKEGSLGRLYKEWTLVGSLTASGLPAAIYALQNSLLQISYKNLDSLTFSMLNQTKLLFTAFFTYLMLGQKQSVKQMGALFLLIIAAILLSFGEGSGKGSSGTNPDHVLFHGIIPVLVASVLSGLASSLCQWASQVKKHSSYLMTVEMSIVGSLCLLASMSKSPDGEAIRQHGFFHGWTALTVIPVLSNSIGGILVGLVTTHAGGVRKGFVIVSALLVTALLQFVFDGRPPSFYCLLALPLVVSSISIYQKYPYRVKNKES; encoded by the exons ATGGCAGTTTCCCCAAAACGAAAGCTGCCTCCAAATCCCGAAACTGCAAGCAGAACGGTATGGCTCTATCTCACCCTCCTCACCATCCAGTACGGCGTACAGCCTCTCATCTCCAAGCGCTTCATCAG GCGAGAAGTCATTGTGACTTCATCTGTTTTGGCATGCGAGGTAGCAAAG GTTATTTTTGCCCTTATTCTCTTAGCAAAAGAGGGTAGTTTGGGGAGACTGTACAAAGAGTGGACATTAGTTGGTTCTTTGACTGCATCAGGTCTTCCAGCTGCTATTTATGCTCTGCAGAATAGCTTGTTGCAGATTTCATACAAAAATCTAGATTCACTTACTTTCTCGATGCTCAACCAGACAAAATTGCTGTTCACAGCATTTTTTACGTATCTTATGCTGGG GCAGAAGCAATCAGTTAAACAAATGGGGGCCCTATTCTTACTAATAATTGCTGCCATACTTCTAAGCTTTGGAGAAGGTTCTGGCAAGGGTTCTAGTGGCACCAACCCAGATCATGTTCTCTTTCATGGAATCATTCCTGTTTTAGTTGCTTCTGTGCTCTCTGGTCTGGCTTCTTCTCTATGTCAGTGGGCTTCTCAG GTGAAGAAACACAGCTCATACTTAATGACTGTGGAAATGTCTATAGTTGGAAGCCTGTGCTTATTGGCAAGTATGTCTAAGTCTCCTGATGGAGAAGCCATCAGACAGCATGGGTTTTTTCATGGTTGGACCGCATTGACTGTG ATACCAGTTTTAAGCAATTCTATTGGTGGGATTCTTGTTGGACTTGTCACAACCCATGCTGGTGGTGTCCGGAAG GGTTTTGTTATTGTTTCTGCATTACTGGTAACTGCCTTGCTGCAATTTGTTTTCGACGGCAGGCCGCCATCTTTCTACTGTCTCTTGGCTCTGCCGCTTGTGGTTAGCAGCATATCCATATACCAGAAATACCCTTACAGAGTTAAGAATAAGGAATCCTGA